In one Bryobacteraceae bacterium genomic region, the following are encoded:
- a CDS encoding S8 family peptidase, producing MPELPRDRPHLYIRGGGTAEPYTSKLRGRGRPLPQRERTAHADAVRLSLAAALAAAEAQQVLRDPDLAAGTPGFYLDFEIAPGSESAAEQLENRPEHIELVAVHERTENEPSRATVFVPETARDHFLRKVEQYRDENTRGGKPKNQDLIARIERATLSVLRSIYTDDPALFPAAGEAIWWEIWLRHAKAEEFDAAARQLGILGQPQNLVFPDREVRLAFGNELAIGRLFLNTDAIAEIRRARDTPSQFMEWSNTEQAGQAAALAGRMELPQERNLAICVLDTGVTRTHPLIAPVLDPNDAHVYDPAWPVGDARGHGTNMAGSALYGDLAALLNGNGPVRLTHVLESVKILPDQGQNDPRLYGAITGESIARAEVEAPDRRRAVCMAVTSDIGTNGGRPSSWSAAVDQLCFGDDTVRRLVFISAGNIRDGITRENYPDRNIVEPIENPAQAWNAITVGAYTEKIAITDPTFAGWEAIAPAGELCPTSRTSVSWQRMWPAKPDVVLEGGNWAASGDQVDCPDDLGLLTTFRDPTRRHFDIFRDTSAATALAGNLAGRIMAAMPERWPETIRALIVHSAEWTQPMKQRFNAANSEQRKLALLRTYGYGVPTYERAVLSATNDLTLIAEDEFQPFHREDGRTKTRHMNLHQFPWPRTELESIADTEVELRVTLSYYVEPNPGERGWLRRHRYPSHALRFAVKRSLETVDDFRRRINAAVTAEEEDLATIDTGADNWYLGRIRDPGSIHSDYWRGTAAELAQRSAIGVYPIGGWWKENPAHGRYDRAVRYALIVSIRAVNGAVDIYTPVMTQVATLIELAT from the coding sequence ATGCCTGAATTGCCGCGAGACCGCCCGCACCTTTACATAAGAGGAGGCGGGACGGCGGAGCCATATACCAGCAAACTCAGAGGCCGTGGACGGCCGCTGCCGCAGCGGGAGCGCACGGCTCATGCCGATGCCGTTCGGCTTTCGCTCGCCGCCGCTCTGGCGGCTGCCGAAGCACAACAAGTGTTGCGCGACCCGGACCTTGCCGCAGGTACGCCAGGCTTTTATCTCGACTTTGAGATCGCGCCTGGGTCGGAATCGGCTGCCGAACAACTCGAAAATCGGCCGGAGCACATCGAACTGGTCGCGGTTCACGAGCGAACGGAAAATGAACCGTCCAGGGCAACCGTCTTTGTTCCCGAGACTGCTCGCGATCATTTTTTGAGAAAAGTGGAGCAGTATCGGGATGAAAACACGCGCGGCGGCAAGCCGAAGAACCAGGACCTGATCGCACGGATCGAACGGGCAACGCTGAGCGTCCTACGGTCGATCTATACTGACGATCCAGCGTTGTTTCCCGCCGCCGGCGAAGCCATCTGGTGGGAAATCTGGCTGCGTCACGCGAAGGCGGAAGAATTCGACGCGGCCGCCCGCCAGCTCGGGATTCTCGGCCAGCCACAGAACCTCGTGTTTCCTGACCGCGAAGTGCGGCTCGCTTTCGGTAACGAGTTGGCGATCGGGCGTCTGTTCCTGAATACCGACGCCATTGCTGAGATCCGGCGTGCGCGGGACACGCCGTCGCAGTTCATGGAGTGGTCGAACACCGAGCAGGCGGGTCAAGCCGCCGCGCTGGCCGGTCGCATGGAGTTGCCTCAAGAACGGAACCTCGCGATCTGTGTCCTCGATACGGGCGTTACACGCACGCATCCTCTCATCGCTCCGGTGCTCGATCCGAATGACGCCCATGTTTACGATCCCGCCTGGCCGGTGGGTGACGCGAGGGGACATGGCACCAACATGGCGGGATCGGCACTGTACGGCGATCTCGCCGCTTTGCTGAACGGGAACGGGCCTGTTCGTCTGACGCATGTGCTTGAATCGGTCAAGATTCTCCCTGATCAGGGTCAAAACGATCCGAGGCTATACGGCGCGATCACCGGGGAGTCGATCGCGCGCGCGGAGGTCGAGGCCCCCGATCGCCGCCGCGCCGTCTGCATGGCGGTCACAAGCGATATCGGAACCAATGGTGGCAGACCATCGTCGTGGTCTGCAGCCGTTGATCAGTTATGCTTTGGCGACGACACCGTCCGGCGTCTGGTTTTCATCTCCGCGGGCAATATCCGCGACGGCATTACGAGAGAAAACTATCCGGACCGGAACATTGTCGAGCCGATCGAGAATCCGGCGCAGGCCTGGAATGCGATTACAGTCGGAGCTTATACGGAAAAGATCGCAATCACCGATCCCACGTTCGCGGGATGGGAAGCAATCGCGCCGGCCGGGGAGCTGTGTCCGACGAGCCGGACCTCGGTCTCTTGGCAAAGAATGTGGCCCGCTAAGCCCGATGTCGTTCTCGAGGGCGGAAACTGGGCGGCCTCGGGCGATCAGGTTGATTGCCCGGACGATCTTGGCCTGCTCACAACCTTCCGCGACCCGACACGGCGGCACTTCGATATCTTCCGGGACACGAGTGCGGCCACAGCACTTGCGGGAAACCTCGCTGGCCGAATCATGGCGGCCATGCCCGAGCGCTGGCCCGAAACGATCCGCGCTCTCATCGTGCATTCGGCGGAATGGACCCAACCGATGAAGCAGCGGTTCAATGCCGCGAACTCCGAACAGCGGAAACTCGCGCTCCTCCGGACGTACGGATACGGCGTGCCGACCTACGAGCGGGCTGTCCTGAGCGCCACGAACGATCTGACGCTGATCGCAGAGGATGAGTTCCAGCCGTTCCACCGGGAAGACGGCAGAACGAAAACACGCCACATGAACCTTCACCAGTTTCCGTGGCCCCGCACCGAACTCGAATCGATAGCCGACACCGAAGTCGAGCTGCGCGTCACGCTCTCTTATTACGTCGAGCCCAATCCCGGCGAACGCGGCTGGCTGCGACGCCATCGCTACCCCTCGCATGCGCTGCGATTCGCGGTCAAGAGGTCTTTGGAAACGGTAGATGACTTCCGCCGCCGCATCAACGCGGCCGTCACCGCCGAAGAGGAGGATCTGGCCACGATCGATACCGGCGCCGACAACTGGTATCTGGGCCGAATCCGCGATCCCGGGTCCATCCATTCGGATTATTGGAGAGGGACTGCTGCCGAACTTGCGCAACGGTCGGCGATCGGTGTCTATCCAATTGGCGGCTGGTGGAAAGAGAATCCAGCACACGGGCGATACGACCGCGCGGTCCGCTACGCGCTCATCGTCTCCATTCGGGCGGTCAACGGAGCCGTTGACATATATACACCGGTAATGACGCAAGTTGCCACGTTGATAGAGTTGGCGACCTAA
- a CDS encoding type II toxin-antitoxin system Phd/YefM family antitoxin — translation MPLDFALLSMTELRNRPGEILDRVADKGEAFIIERSGQRKACLVPLSVLLPDIPPARIADEIEQLVQQGEQAATSFTDAKELAFRFPEKLTDGSSAELSIVLPHGYPNNCPRVYAGAVGEGAPHRWADGALCVYGVMTGWNPGKHTVLSTLRLARQWLQNYEAWRSAGQWPKQEGSANE, via the coding sequence ATGCCGCTCGACTTTGCATTGCTGTCCATGACGGAGCTTCGGAATCGTCCCGGCGAAATACTCGACCGCGTGGCCGACAAAGGCGAAGCGTTCATCATCGAGCGCAGTGGGCAGCGCAAGGCATGTCTCGTGCCTCTTTCCGTTTTGCTGCCCGACATTCCCCCCGCCAGGATTGCCGACGAGATCGAGCAGCTCGTCCAGCAGGGTGAACAAGCGGCAACCAGTTTCACGGACGCCAAGGAACTCGCATTTCGGTTTCCCGAAAAACTGACCGACGGAAGTTCCGCCGAGCTTTCCATCGTGCTTCCTCACGGGTATCCCAACAACTGCCCCCGCGTCTACGCGGGAGCGGTTGGCGAAGGCGCGCCGCATAGGTGGGCCGACGGCGCGCTCTGTGTCTACGGGGTGATGACGGGCTGGAATCCCGGCAAGCATACGGTGCTCTCCACTCTGAGACTTGCCCGACAATGGCTCCAAAACTACGAAGCCTGGCGCAGCGCCGGGCAATGGCCGAAGCAGGAAGGATCAGCCAATGAATGA
- a CDS encoding ThiF family adenylyltransferase, with amino-acid sequence MNDDQLFARIAPLFDVGALADARALIAGCGSGGGQVALQLAMSGIRRFALFDSDVLEPENVIRHVCGRRYLGQKKVDAVADVLLDRNPALEIERHGVDLMTCADLTDQVRASSVVVLATDNDPTRFRLNQACVETKTPFVIGKVFTRGIGGEVFAYRPDEGGCLACLEGALERYQYRDRVREIDLVSDEERQKMYGLEIPEIKDSPGLNVDIAFITAFHTRFVLDAIARELPERPKFLPPIEKNYLVWGNRPVHPFSKHFELQRIQVHPQDGCLICNHGGTE; translated from the coding sequence ATGAATGACGATCAGCTTTTTGCGCGCATAGCGCCTCTTTTCGACGTTGGCGCGCTCGCCGACGCGCGGGCGCTGATTGCCGGATGCGGCTCTGGCGGCGGACAGGTTGCGCTGCAGCTCGCCATGTCCGGCATCCGCAGGTTCGCGTTGTTCGACTCCGATGTGCTCGAACCCGAAAACGTCATCCGCCATGTGTGCGGGCGCCGCTATCTCGGGCAAAAGAAGGTGGACGCGGTCGCGGACGTGCTGCTCGACCGCAATCCCGCCCTCGAAATCGAAAGGCACGGCGTTGACCTGATGACCTGCGCCGACCTGACCGACCAGGTGCGCGCCAGCAGCGTTGTCGTGCTTGCGACCGATAACGACCCGACGCGATTCCGCCTTAACCAGGCTTGTGTCGAGACGAAGACACCCTTCGTAATCGGAAAGGTCTTCACGCGCGGCATCGGCGGCGAAGTATTCGCGTACCGCCCGGATGAAGGGGGCTGCCTCGCCTGTCTCGAAGGCGCTCTCGAACGCTATCAGTATCGCGACCGGGTGCGCGAGATCGATCTCGTCTCCGACGAGGAGCGCCAGAAGATGTACGGCCTGGAAATACCGGAAATCAAGGATTCTCCGGGCCTCAATGTCGATATTGCCTTTATCACGGCATTCCACACGCGCTTTGTCCTCGACGCCATCGCGCGCGAGCTGCCGGAACGGCCCAAGTTCTTGCCGCCGATCGAAAAGAACTATCTCGTGTGGGGAAACCGTCCGGTGCATCCCTTCAGCAAGCATTTCGAGCTGCAGCGCATTCAGGTGCACCCCCAGGACGGTTGCCTCATATGCAATCACGGAGGCACCGAATGA
- a CDS encoding patatin-like phospholipase family protein, which translates to MPDSSASRIPVGGPGTLGLAVSGGGSRAAAFHRGTVQGLQEADLLSRLNSVSSVSGGSVFAAAWMAAIWQGRDLPTFLESIGSELAEGFVARSISLNALKLVLPSYTRANLLAETFDRSLTAGMRLKDLPERPLLSINTSVMNTGQVGKFSRFGFSSTGYAVPGVGHASPTIPMPDYPVALAATASAAFPVGLPPVFLQRGKHIPEGWGGPSLASHRRLALTDGGVLENLGVQTLLKSPKFRSWNLIISDAGRREQPWSPGGFMNYVRGAVVGAFSLPTIERVMVMMNSKENRHMRLSAYNEIERTWLIESIREGVQPIGIADYLSGQTRAPRRRVLFIRLNQTLDELLAAIPRWRLLELAARANQNLPESLPPIRELLPRFGVDLALSLAIHSEMGGDARIAELNRIGTHFSAMPLNDIKDLHEHARWQVHAGSALYWD; encoded by the coding sequence ATGCCTGATTCCAGCGCTTCACGAATTCCGGTTGGCGGTCCCGGCACCTTGGGGCTCGCAGTATCAGGAGGCGGATCGCGCGCCGCCGCATTCCATCGCGGCACGGTACAGGGCCTGCAGGAGGCGGATCTCCTCAGTCGCCTGAACTCGGTGTCGAGCGTGTCAGGCGGGTCGGTTTTTGCCGCCGCCTGGATGGCCGCCATCTGGCAGGGTAGGGACTTGCCGACGTTCCTTGAAAGTATCGGGAGCGAGCTTGCTGAAGGGTTTGTCGCGAGATCGATCTCCCTCAATGCACTGAAGCTCGTTCTTCCCTCCTACACGCGAGCAAATCTCCTTGCAGAGACCTTTGACCGGTCTCTCACGGCGGGTATGCGATTGAAGGACCTTCCCGAGCGCCCGCTGCTCAGCATCAACACGAGCGTAATGAACACTGGGCAGGTTGGAAAATTCAGCCGATTCGGATTCTCTTCTACCGGATATGCCGTACCAGGCGTCGGCCATGCGAGCCCGACAATCCCGATGCCAGACTACCCAGTCGCACTCGCCGCGACGGCCTCGGCCGCGTTCCCGGTCGGCCTCCCGCCAGTCTTTCTTCAGCGCGGCAAGCACATTCCCGAAGGATGGGGAGGGCCAAGCCTAGCAAGCCATCGCAGACTGGCGCTCACCGATGGAGGCGTCCTGGAGAATCTTGGGGTCCAAACCTTACTGAAAAGCCCAAAATTCCGATCGTGGAACCTGATCATCAGCGATGCCGGCCGGAGGGAGCAACCCTGGAGCCCTGGCGGATTCATGAACTATGTACGCGGCGCTGTCGTTGGCGCTTTTTCCCTGCCGACCATAGAGCGGGTCATGGTAATGATGAACAGCAAGGAGAACCGGCACATGCGGCTCTCTGCCTACAACGAAATTGAGCGCACATGGCTTATTGAGTCGATTCGTGAGGGTGTTCAGCCGATCGGAATCGCTGATTACCTTTCCGGCCAAACGCGTGCGCCGCGGCGCCGGGTGCTCTTCATCCGTCTGAACCAAACCTTGGACGAGCTCCTAGCGGCGATCCCGCGGTGGCGGTTACTTGAGCTGGCGGCCCGGGCGAACCAGAACCTGCCGGAGTCCTTGCCTCCGATTCGAGAGCTTCTACCCAGATTCGGCGTCGATCTCGCTCTATCTCTTGCAATCCATTCGGAAATGGGCGGCGATGCGCGAATCGCAGAATTGAATCGCATTGGCACCCATTTTTCAGCAATGCCTCTCAACGACATTAAAGACCTGCACGAACATGCCCGATGGCAGGTGCACGCAGGCTCCGCCCTCTACTGGGATTAG
- a CDS encoding AMP-binding protein produces the protein MANISHTSDSLANTIVAQLALHSRRKAVDQAGAATSYEELSASSFRVARAIRNVAPPSARILLALPSSASAYAGMVGSLIAGGTFCSINMMGPAARNAEISRAFAPDIVLFEKTPPPFVDALPVTPERVDTSRLGTETLEVAIEAENDVAYVVFTSGSTGTPKGVRVGRGAFRYFLEIAAKYFDLHGGERWAQFSNLGHDLGVMDIFMALTQGGTLVPLDDAERLRPGSTIRDRNLCIWQSVPSVIELMIRGRQLTADNLASLRVMSFCGEPLHPHHLRALFNARPDLVVFNTYGTTETTGFNTINRLTAENYADSCDAGAVSIGEDVPGWSIHLRGSETANEGEIVVASDHLSLGYWQDEDQTRAAFRDVDYGEGSIRRTYFTGDRGVRRGSRVYCSGRLDRQIKIHGERIELDEIDGRLREAGFNAAYTIFKDGELYSFVESAEEVDQERVRAQLRTALPFHAVPKSIRSLPALPRNPNGKIDREALARRVCQ, from the coding sequence ATGGCTAACATATCGCACACCTCCGATAGCCTCGCGAACACAATCGTCGCGCAGCTTGCGTTACACTCGCGCCGAAAAGCAGTTGATCAAGCGGGCGCGGCTACGAGCTATGAGGAATTGAGTGCCTCTTCGTTCAGAGTCGCCCGGGCGATAAGAAATGTCGCTCCGCCCAGTGCGCGTATCCTTCTCGCCTTGCCGTCATCCGCCTCAGCATATGCGGGGATGGTCGGCTCGCTCATTGCTGGCGGGACTTTTTGCTCAATAAACATGATGGGCCCAGCAGCTCGGAATGCCGAAATCTCTCGCGCATTCGCGCCAGACATTGTGCTTTTTGAAAAAACTCCACCGCCCTTCGTTGATGCCTTGCCCGTTACTCCCGAACGCGTGGATACTTCGCGGTTGGGCACGGAAACCCTTGAAGTAGCCATTGAAGCAGAGAACGACGTGGCTTACGTGGTCTTTACCTCTGGCTCGACCGGAACTCCAAAGGGAGTAAGAGTCGGACGGGGTGCCTTCCGCTATTTCTTGGAGATCGCAGCGAAGTACTTTGACCTGCACGGGGGCGAGCGGTGGGCTCAATTTTCGAATCTCGGACACGACCTCGGGGTGATGGATATCTTCATGGCGCTCACCCAGGGTGGAACACTTGTCCCCCTCGACGATGCGGAGCGCCTAAGGCCAGGTTCCACAATCCGCGACAGGAATCTCTGTATCTGGCAATCGGTTCCAAGTGTCATCGAGCTCATGATTCGCGGGAGACAACTCACAGCAGACAACCTTGCGTCGCTTCGAGTGATGAGTTTCTGTGGCGAGCCGCTCCATCCGCATCACCTCCGGGCGCTCTTCAATGCCCGGCCGGATCTGGTGGTCTTCAACACTTATGGGACAACGGAAACCACCGGGTTTAACACCATTAACCGATTGACGGCTGAGAACTACGCGGACTCCTGCGACGCGGGAGCCGTTTCAATCGGCGAAGACGTGCCCGGTTGGAGCATCCATCTCCGCGGCAGCGAGACCGCTAATGAGGGCGAGATTGTGGTTGCGAGCGATCATCTGAGCCTGGGCTATTGGCAGGATGAAGATCAAACCCGGGCTGCCTTTCGCGATGTTGACTACGGAGAAGGCTCAATCCGACGGACCTATTTCACCGGCGATCGCGGTGTGCGCAGAGGCTCAAGAGTCTACTGTTCAGGACGGCTTGATCGACAGATCAAGATTCACGGCGAGCGGATTGAGCTCGACGAAATAGACGGTCGGCTTCGCGAGGCGGGATTTAACGCCGCCTACACGATCTTCAAGGACGGAGAGCTCTACTCGTTCGTCGAGAGCGCAGAAGAGGTCGATCAAGAACGAGTTCGGGCCCAGCTCCGAACTGCGTTACCGTTTCATGCGGTTCCGAAGTCTATTCGTTCGTTACCCGCTTTGCCGCGAAATCCGAACGGGAAGATCGACCGCGAAGCACTCGCAAGGAGGGTCTGCCAATGA
- a CDS encoding phosphopantetheine-binding protein produces MRSECPDPFTVVAKALGCPRESLTVESGMYRNHGWDSFGHVTVILAIEEACEITIPNDQMMSLNTMKAIVELFQRSGNTESK; encoded by the coding sequence ATGAGATCTGAGTGCCCAGATCCCTTCACCGTGGTAGCGAAAGCGCTCGGCTGCCCTCGCGAGTCACTCACTGTCGAGTCGGGCATGTACAGAAATCACGGCTGGGATAGCTTCGGTCACGTTACAGTGATTCTCGCCATCGAGGAGGCGTGCGAGATCACTATTCCTAATGACCAGATGATGAGCCTCAACACCATGAAGGCCATCGTGGAGCTCTTTCAGCGCTCCGGAAACACGGAATCAAAGTGA